The sequence CAGGGAAAGCATTCGATGAACAACCACTCATTCCAGCTTCTGGTGATGACACCTCCTGTACCCGCGTACTCTTTGACCTTACGTCCGGCGAAGACAAAGGCCGCTTAACGCAGCTTGTATTTTATGGGGTGGCGGGTGAACCGTCGCTCACTACCGGCGACGAGGTCATGCTCTCACGCTCAGCGGACGGAACCTATGCCTTCGCCGACTACCGACGCGGTGGAAACCTCGCATTGTGGGCCGTCATCGCGGCGCTCATCATCGTGGGCTTTGCCGCGTGGCATGGCCTGCGCGCGCTGCTAGGTTTGGGGATTAGCCTCGCCATCGTCCTGTTTTATCTCGTGCCTTCGCTGGTGGAAGGGCACGCGCCGCTACCGCTGGCTATGGTGGCCTGCGCGGCGATCATTTTCCTCGTCGTACCACTCGTCCACGGAGTGAATTGGAAGTCCGCCTCGGCGCTGGGTGGCGCATTGGTGGCGTTGGGGATTGCGGGGGCGCTGGGGTGGGCGTCGATAAGCAGCACGGCGTTGACCGGAGCCAGCTCGGAAGACAACCTCAAGTTACTGCTCTACATGCCCGGGGTACCCGTCGTCGGCGTGCTGTTGTGCGGGTTCATTGTGGGCGCACTGGGCAGCCTTAACGACATCGCCGTGGCGCAGGCCTCGACCGTGCGGGAGCTGCACGCAGCTGATCCTGCGGCGGGGCCAGGAAAGCTGTTTACGTCCGCAATGAAGGTGGGCCGCGACCACATCGCGTCCGTGGTGTATACCATCGTGCTGACCTATACCGGCGCGGCGCTGCCGCTGCTCATCCTCATCACGGCGGCGCAGCGCCCGGCGGGTCAGATTCTGTCCAGTGACCTCGTGGCTACGGAGGTCATGCGCTCGCTGCTCGGCGCCGTGGCCCTGACCCTCGCAGTACCGCTGACCACGGCGATTGCGGCCTTTACTATGCCGGAAGGACGCGGCCGAGGGCGTCGACAGTCCAGCCGGCCGCGCGCCAAGCATCGACGTTGAGCACGTTACGGCCATCGATGATGTGGCGGCGGGCAACGAGCTCACCTGCGGCTTCGGGGTCGAGGTCACGGAATTCCTGCCACTCGGTGGCTAGGATGACGAGCTCGGAGTCCTTGAGGGAGGCGTCGGCAGTCGGCGCATAGTTGAGGGTGGGGAAAACCTTCTTGGCGTTCTCCATACCCTCCGGGTCGAAGACCGTCACGGCGGCACCGGCCAGCGAAAGCGAACCGGCGACGGCGAGGGCCGGGGAATCGCGGACGTCATCGGAGTTCGGCTTGAAGGCGCAGCCCAGCACGGTGACGCGGTGGCCCAAGAGGGAGCCGTCGAAGGCGTTCTTGGCCAGGTCCACCACGCGGTCGCGGCGGCGCATGTTGATGGCGTCGACCTCGCGGAGGAAGGTCAGAGCTTGGTCGGCGCCAAGCTCGCCGGCGCGGGCCATGAAGGCGCGGATGTCCTTAGGCAGGCAGCCGCCGCCAAAACCCAGGCCAGCGCCGAGGAACTTGCGGCCGATGCGCTCGTCGTGGCCGATGGCGTCGGCAAGCTTGACTACATCAGCGCCGGCAATCTCGCAGATTTCGGACACGGCGTTGATGAAGGAAATCTTGGTGGCGAGAAAAGCATTGGCAGAGACCTTGACCAGCTCAGCGGTCTGCAGGTCCGTCACGATGAATGGGGTGTTCTGCGCCAGTGGCTGGGCGTAGACCTCGCGGGCAAGCTCTTCGGCTCGGCTTTCACCCGCGCGGACGCCCAAGACGATACGGTCCGGGGTGATGGTGTCCTTGACGGCGTAGCCCTCGCGGAGGAACTCCGGGTTCCACGCGATTTCCACGCTGGTACCCTCCGGGGCGAGGTCATTAGCCATCTGCTGCAGCTCCGCCGCGGTGCCCACCGGGACGGTGGACTTACCGAAGATGACGTGCTCGCCCTTGAGACGCGGAACCAGCTCGGTGATGACCGACTTAACATAAGTCAGGTCCGCTGCATAAGAGCCATGGGCCTGCGGGGTGCCCACACCGAGGAAGTGCAGGTTGGCGAACTCCGCGGCGTCGTCATAGCTGGTGGAAAAATCCAAGCGACCGGACTCGATGTTGCGCTCGAGAACCTCCGGCAAACCAGGCTCGTAGAACGGCACGCGGCCGTTCTTCAACGCCTCAATCTTCTTTTCATCTACATCTACACCGAGTACCTCGTGGCCAAGCTCCGCCATACAGGCGGCGTGCGTCGCACCCAGGTAGCCGGTACCAATAACAGTCATACGCATAACCGGCTATTTTAGGCGCTACGCAGACGGCATGCGCGACGGGGCTGAAAAGTTTAACGGAAGTTCAGATAGGACTTCGACGGCGTCGGCCCGCGCTGGCCTTGGTACTTCGAGCCCAGTGCGCCGGAACCGTACGGCGCTTCCGCAGGTGAGGACAT is a genomic window of Corynebacterium singulare containing:
- a CDS encoding YibE/F family protein — its product is MTNLSPWRMGLLGFLAAAALATLAGLLILRPTSALMEHTSPEFASTYALNQPQVEGTVTTVDNHLCSDPHTGKAFDEQPLIPASGDDTSCTRVLFDLTSGEDKGRLTQLVFYGVAGEPSLTTGDEVMLSRSADGTYAFADYRRGGNLALWAVIAALIIVGFAAWHGLRALLGLGISLAIVLFYLVPSLVEGHAPLPLAMVACAAIIFLVVPLVHGVNWKSASALGGALVALGIAGALGWASISSTALTGASSEDNLKLLLYMPGVPVVGVLLCGFIVGALGSLNDIAVAQASTVRELHAADPAAGPGKLFTSAMKVGRDHIASVVYTIVLTYTGAALPLLILITAAQRPAGQILSSDLVATEVMRSLLGAVALTLAVPLTTAIAAFTMPEGRGRGRRQSSRPRAKHRR
- a CDS encoding UDP-glucose dehydrogenase family protein, with the translated sequence MRMTVIGTGYLGATHAACMAELGHEVLGVDVDEKKIEALKNGRVPFYEPGLPEVLERNIESGRLDFSTSYDDAAEFANLHFLGVGTPQAHGSYAADLTYVKSVITELVPRLKGEHVIFGKSTVPVGTAAELQQMANDLAPEGTSVEIAWNPEFLREGYAVKDTITPDRIVLGVRAGESRAEELAREVYAQPLAQNTPFIVTDLQTAELVKVSANAFLATKISFINAVSEICEIAGADVVKLADAIGHDERIGRKFLGAGLGFGGGCLPKDIRAFMARAGELGADQALTFLREVDAINMRRRDRVVDLAKNAFDGSLLGHRVTVLGCAFKPNSDDVRDSPALAVAGSLSLAGAAVTVFDPEGMENAKKVFPTLNYAPTADASLKDSELVILATEWQEFRDLDPEAAGELVARRHIIDGRNVLNVDAWRAAGWTVDALGRVLPA